A genomic window from Tolypothrix sp. PCC 7910 includes:
- a CDS encoding 26S protease regulatory subunit gives MSYTGYLRSIKNELQRTGRTQKSLRVKTIMEQLGYQRRSQAFVDNFNNALAELGLSTDPLFDLYIPLDTKLAISLKDVTPDVQIADVQPILNKLSAAFPVKHDFFYYLFDFGSEQEYERFQACLDSNQPVGIFLIPQVEDFFSDVVTKILNYELIRKYQYRGNNNIPTSSNQKFNTNINTDDDNDDNDYSLSGANIYHFYFSTMTSVILGTTGLDLLDCEKFDEQFEQISVYANKYNSEQLFIVFHCPPVSEIQAQQQEDALGYLVDRVASKIPFTFTLRCKYPNEAAIQHKEEIYAHFRLLLELPHYEMEEDEASLLNYFLELQKAQILAESQLLIGMKAEHFYRLKWRGESTEYIYLKYFAIKTLEALGYDLAKINCEVELTSRDQETSDDEDSYDYEEYQSEIIPVYVDNQVIVEIETLKYQDFEDNNLFLDSLRRILQKSKVWPNKLNTVWLVFPGFEIARNSYQIKKIKEVLEYKLAGYYDDNFKILVMAPDYENHQLVPVSFDALDYPAFEYAAKKRSLVPTYLLNQRLPETKLDFSQVKGLKEEKEKLSKLLRLQSKGYQDAISGILFYGLPGCGKTLLANAFANESGRYFFKFSPADIISVWIGQSQKNIRDIFAQAKKKSPSVLFIDELDSIGFNRNEDNAHTDQKATINQLLIELNNLRNSNVIVIGATNYLSGIDSALKRSGRLDWKIPIFPPDQLERIELFQHYLAKIDFNQIINFEMLAEKSTRFTSSDIELVCREVRNAVLLEEISASLTTADIITYIHNLQEGGLTLNEEQVKEFLDECKRLSVKNPKIETLKMEWGLTE, from the coding sequence ATGTCATATACAGGCTACTTACGCTCAATTAAAAATGAACTTCAGCGAACTGGTAGAACTCAAAAAAGCCTCCGCGTCAAAACCATTATGGAACAGTTAGGCTACCAGCGTCGCAGTCAAGCTTTTGTAGATAATTTTAATAATGCGCTAGCTGAATTGGGACTTTCCACAGATCCCCTATTTGATTTGTATATTCCCTTAGATACTAAACTGGCTATTTCTCTTAAGGATGTCACTCCTGATGTGCAAATTGCTGATGTGCAACCAATTTTAAATAAGTTGAGTGCAGCATTTCCAGTTAAGCATGATTTTTTCTATTACTTATTTGATTTCGGTTCTGAGCAAGAATATGAAAGATTTCAAGCTTGTTTAGACTCAAATCAACCAGTGGGAATTTTTCTCATTCCCCAAGTAGAAGATTTTTTTTCTGATGTTGTGACTAAAATATTAAATTATGAATTGATTAGGAAATATCAATATCGAGGTAATAATAATATCCCAACATCATCGAATCAAAAATTTAATACAAATATTAATACTGATGACGATAATGACGATAATGATTATTCCCTATCTGGTGCTAATATTTATCACTTTTATTTTTCTACAATGACCAGTGTGATTCTCGGCACTACTGGCTTAGATTTATTAGATTGTGAAAAATTTGATGAGCAGTTTGAACAAATATCAGTCTACGCCAACAAATATAATTCTGAACAATTATTTATAGTATTTCATTGCCCACCTGTATCAGAAATTCAAGCGCAACAACAAGAAGATGCTTTAGGCTATTTGGTAGATAGAGTAGCTAGTAAAATTCCTTTTACATTTACTCTCAGATGTAAGTACCCCAATGAAGCTGCTATCCAGCATAAAGAAGAAATTTATGCTCATTTTCGTTTGCTTTTGGAACTGCCTCATTATGAGATGGAAGAAGATGAAGCATCTTTATTAAATTACTTTCTAGAATTACAAAAAGCGCAAATTCTGGCTGAATCTCAGTTATTAATCGGGATGAAAGCCGAACATTTTTACCGTTTGAAGTGGCGAGGGGAAAGTACAGAGTATATTTATCTCAAATATTTTGCGATTAAAACCTTAGAAGCTTTAGGTTATGATTTAGCTAAAATTAACTGTGAAGTAGAATTAACTTCCAGAGATCAGGAAACAAGCGATGATGAAGATAGCTATGATTATGAAGAATATCAAAGCGAAATTATTCCTGTATATGTAGATAATCAGGTAATTGTTGAAATAGAAACTCTCAAATATCAAGATTTTGAAGATAATAATCTATTTTTAGATTCACTGAGAAGGATTTTGCAAAAATCTAAAGTATGGCCGAATAAATTAAATACTGTGTGGTTAGTATTTCCTGGTTTTGAGATTGCGCGTAACTCTTACCAAATTAAAAAAATTAAAGAAGTTCTTGAATATAAACTAGCTGGCTATTATGATGATAATTTTAAAATTTTGGTTATGGCTCCAGATTATGAAAATCATCAATTAGTACCAGTTTCTTTTGATGCGCTTGACTATCCAGCTTTTGAATATGCAGCTAAAAAACGCAGTTTAGTCCCGACTTATCTCTTGAATCAACGCCTTCCAGAAACCAAGCTTGATTTTAGCCAAGTTAAAGGTTTGAAGGAAGAAAAGGAAAAATTAAGCAAACTCTTGAGACTACAATCTAAAGGCTATCAAGATGCAATTAGCGGGATTCTCTTCTATGGATTACCTGGATGTGGTAAGACGCTTTTAGCAAATGCATTTGCTAATGAATCTGGCAGATATTTCTTTAAATTCTCCCCTGCAGATATTATCAGTGTATGGATAGGGCAAAGTCAGAAAAATATTCGGGATATCTTTGCTCAAGCGAAAAAGAAATCTCCTTCAGTTTTATTTATTGATGAGTTAGATAGTATTGGCTTTAACCGTAATGAAGACAACGCCCACACAGACCAAAAGGCGACAATTAATCAATTATTGATAGAATTAAATAATCTGCGAAATAGCAATGTGATTGTGATAGGCGCGACGAATTATTTAAGTGGTATAGATAGTGCCTTAAAGCGTTCTGGTAGATTAGATTGGAAAATTCCTATCTTTCCTCCTGATCAATTAGAAAGGATAGAGTTATTCCAACACTATTTAGCAAAAATTGATTTTAATCAGATAATTAACTTTGAAATGCTAGCCGAAAAGAGTACCAGGTTTACCTCATCTGATATCGAATTGGTATGTAGAGAAGTGAGAAATGCAGTTTTGCTAGAAGAAATCAGTGCATCTCTAACAACAGCTGATATCATTACTTACATTCATAATTTGCAAGAAGGTGGTTTAACTCTCAACGAAGAACAGGTAAAAGAATTTCTAGATGAGTGTAAGAGATTGAGTGTGAAAAACCCCAAAATAGAGACACTAAAGATGGAATGGGGATTAACCGAATAA
- a CDS encoding Ni/Fe hydrogenase subunit alpha translates to MSQKIIIDPVTRIEGHAKISIYLDDTGQVSDARFHVTEFRGFEKFCEGRPFWEMPGITARICGICPVSHLLASAKAGDRLLSVTIPKTAEKLRRLMNLGQIVQSHALSFFHLSGPDLLLGMDSDPQKRNVFGLIAAEPEIARGGIRLRQFGQEIIEILGGRKIHPSWAVPGGVREPLSTEGRAHIQSRIPEARETVINALGMFKKLLEPYEKEAQTFGNFPSLFMGLVTPEGLWENYDGNLRFVDSDGNIIADKLDPSRYYEFIGEIVQPDSYLKSPYYRPLGFPNGNGNQSESGMYRVGPLARLNVCSHIGTPLADAELKEFRDKGKGTVTSSFFYHYARLIEILASIECIEILLDDPDILSTRLRADAGINQLETVGVSEAPRGTLFHFYQIDEDGLIQKANLIIATGQNNLAMNRTVAQIAKHFIHGPEIPEGMLNRVEAGIRAFDPCLSCSTHAVGQMPLHIELVGVDGTVVKEVWRD, encoded by the coding sequence ATGTCTCAAAAAATCATCATCGATCCAGTCACCCGTATTGAAGGACACGCCAAAATATCGATTTATTTGGATGATACGGGACAAGTTAGCGATGCAAGGTTTCATGTAACCGAGTTTCGCGGATTTGAAAAATTTTGTGAAGGTCGTCCTTTCTGGGAAATGCCAGGAATTACGGCGCGCATTTGTGGTATTTGTCCGGTAAGTCACTTATTAGCTTCTGCGAAAGCAGGCGATCGCCTCCTCTCTGTGACAATTCCCAAAACCGCAGAAAAACTGCGTCGCTTAATGAATTTGGGGCAAATTGTCCAATCTCATGCTTTGAGTTTCTTCCACCTCAGCGGCCCGGATTTACTCTTAGGTATGGATAGCGATCCCCAAAAACGTAACGTCTTTGGTTTGATTGCTGCTGAACCAGAAATTGCCCGTGGCGGTATCCGCTTGCGCCAATTTGGACAAGAAATTATTGAAATCTTAGGCGGGCGGAAGATTCACCCATCCTGGGCGGTACCTGGTGGTGTGCGCGAACCCTTATCCACAGAAGGACGCGCCCATATTCAAAGCCGCATTCCCGAAGCGAGAGAAACAGTCATCAATGCATTGGGAATGTTCAAAAAGTTACTTGAACCTTATGAAAAAGAAGCCCAAACCTTTGGTAATTTCCCTAGTTTATTTATGGGATTAGTCACACCTGAAGGTTTATGGGAAAATTACGACGGAAATCTGCGGTTTGTAGACAGTGACGGCAATATTATTGCCGATAAACTCGATCCTAGCCGCTATTACGAATTTATTGGCGAAATCGTCCAGCCTGATTCTTATTTAAAATCTCCTTACTATCGTCCTTTAGGTTTTCCTAACGGCAATGGTAATCAGTCCGAAAGTGGTATGTATCGAGTCGGGCCGTTAGCAAGGTTAAATGTTTGTAGCCATATTGGTACGCCTTTAGCTGATGCAGAATTAAAAGAATTTCGAGATAAAGGTAAAGGCACAGTTACCTCATCATTCTTCTATCATTACGCTCGATTGATTGAAATTTTGGCATCAATTGAGTGCATTGAAATTTTACTCGATGACCCAGATATTTTATCAACTCGACTCCGTGCTGATGCCGGAATTAACCAATTAGAAACCGTCGGTGTTAGTGAAGCACCACGGGGCACATTATTCCACTTTTATCAAATAGATGAAGATGGATTAATTCAAAAAGCTAATCTCATTATTGCCACAGGTCAAAATAATTTAGCAATGAATCGCACCGTCGCCCAAATTGCTAAACATTTTATTCATGGCCCAGAAATTCCCGAAGGAATGTTAAACCGTGTGGAAGCAGGTATTCGTGCTTTTGACCCTTGTTTAAGCTGTTCAACTCATGCAGTTGGACAAATGCCATTGCATATTGAATTAGTTGGTGTTGATGGTACAGTTGTCAAAGAAGTTTGGCGGGATTAA
- the hcp gene encoding hydroxylamine reductase gives MFCNQCEQTTRGDVCYQWGACGKSPEVDALQDLLVHCLRGLSQVALQAKSLNITTRDQDEFTCEMLFSTLTNVNFSADDFVAFVNRAIALRESLKLQIQALGNAAVNSAIANFQPAGDQQQLIKQGKDLEFEFIGQSAKNVDIFSLKLTILYGLKGVAAYAFHALELGQHDEDLYVFFHEVLANLDAQDKSLQEWLDITLQVGKMNLKAMELLDAGNTNTFGHPTPTPVTLGVTVGKAILVSGHDLLHLRAILEQTAGTGIKVYTHGELLPAHGYPKLKQTYPHLYGHYGTAWQNQTHEFDHFPGAVVMTTNCLMPPHESYKDKVFTLGPVGYPGLQHVSIRDITPIINKALALPGFVEESDRGTVTTGFARNAVLGVADTVVNAVKEGNIRHFFLVGGCDGAKPGRNYYTDLVETIPSDCIVMTLGCGKFRFFDKQLGDIGGIPRLLDLGQCNDAYSAIQIAVALAQAFQVNVNQLPLSLVLSWYEQKAIAVLLTLLYLGIQNIRIGPTLPAFLTPNVAKLLSETYNLKLITTPEQDLAACLG, from the coding sequence ATGTTCTGTAATCAGTGTGAACAAACAACCCGTGGTGATGTATGTTATCAGTGGGGAGCCTGCGGTAAAAGTCCAGAGGTAGATGCATTACAAGATTTACTGGTGCATTGTCTGCGGGGATTGTCACAAGTAGCGCTGCAAGCCAAATCTCTCAATATTACTACTCGCGATCAAGATGAGTTCACCTGTGAAATGCTGTTTTCGACGCTGACGAATGTGAATTTCTCAGCTGATGATTTTGTCGCTTTTGTAAATCGCGCGATCGCTTTACGTGAGAGTCTGAAGTTACAAATACAAGCATTAGGTAATGCTGCGGTAAATTCTGCGATCGCAAATTTCCAACCTGCTGGCGATCAACAACAGCTAATTAAACAAGGAAAAGACTTAGAATTTGAGTTTATTGGCCAATCTGCTAAAAATGTAGATATTTTCTCACTCAAGCTCACAATATTATATGGTCTTAAAGGCGTAGCTGCTTATGCTTTCCATGCTTTAGAACTGGGGCAGCATGACGAAGATTTATATGTATTTTTCCATGAAGTTCTAGCTAATCTCGATGCCCAAGACAAGAGTTTGCAAGAATGGCTAGATATTACATTGCAAGTAGGTAAGATGAACCTAAAAGCAATGGAATTGCTGGATGCTGGTAATACCAATACCTTTGGGCATCCTACCCCCACTCCTGTGACTTTAGGTGTGACAGTTGGTAAAGCCATCCTTGTATCAGGGCATGATTTACTTCACTTGCGCGCTATTCTAGAGCAAACAGCCGGAACCGGGATTAAAGTTTATACACACGGGGAATTGCTACCTGCACATGGCTATCCTAAGCTGAAACAAACTTATCCTCACCTGTATGGGCATTACGGCACCGCATGGCAAAATCAAACCCATGAGTTTGATCATTTCCCTGGTGCGGTTGTGATGACAACCAACTGCCTCATGCCTCCTCATGAATCTTACAAAGATAAAGTATTTACCTTGGGGCCTGTAGGTTATCCTGGTTTGCAGCACGTCAGCATTCGCGACATTACACCGATTATTAATAAAGCTTTGGCATTACCTGGCTTTGTAGAAGAAAGCGATCGCGGTACAGTAACTACAGGTTTTGCGCGGAATGCCGTCTTAGGTGTAGCTGATACTGTAGTTAATGCCGTGAAAGAGGGTAATATTCGCCACTTCTTCTTAGTTGGTGGTTGTGATGGTGCCAAACCAGGACGTAATTACTATACAGATTTAGTAGAAACTATTCCTAGCGATTGCATAGTCATGACTCTCGGCTGTGGTAAGTTCCGCTTCTTTGACAAACAACTCGGTGATATTGGTGGTATTCCCAGATTGTTAGATTTGGGACAATGTAACGATGCATACTCTGCCATTCAAATTGCTGTTGCTTTAGCACAAGCATTCCAAGTTAATGTCAATCAACTACCACTGTCATTGGTACTATCTTGGTACGAACAAAAAGCGATCGCAGTTTTGTTAACCCTACTTTATCTGGGTATCCAAAATATTCGCATCGGCCCCACGCTTCCTGCTTTCCTCACACCCAATGTAGCGAAGTTACTTTCAGAGACATACAATCTCAAACTCATCACTACCCCAGAACAAGATTTAGCTGCTTGTCTTGGCTAA
- a CDS encoding oxidoreductase, producing MVRVKFATVWLGGCSGCHMSFLDLDEWLIDLAEQVDVVYSPFADIKQYPEWVDVVLVEGAIANEEHLEILHIVRERSQILISFGDCAVTGNVTALRNPLSTESVLQSCYIEAADLHGSIPNAPGIVPPLLDRVQPVHTLVPVDIYLPGCPPSADRIRAVLEPLLKGEKPHLEGRDLLKFG from the coding sequence ATGGTTCGTGTGAAATTTGCAACGGTTTGGCTAGGTGGTTGTTCTGGCTGTCACATGTCATTTCTCGATTTAGATGAATGGCTGATTGACTTAGCAGAACAGGTAGATGTAGTTTATAGCCCCTTCGCTGATATCAAACAATATCCCGAATGGGTGGATGTAGTCTTAGTAGAAGGCGCGATCGCCAACGAAGAACATTTAGAAATTCTGCACATAGTCAGAGAGCGATCGCAAATTCTCATTTCCTTTGGAGACTGTGCTGTTACAGGCAATGTTACCGCTTTACGCAATCCATTAAGCACTGAATCCGTGCTGCAAAGTTGTTATATAGAAGCCGCCGATCTTCACGGTTCCATACCCAACGCACCAGGAATTGTCCCACCATTATTAGATAGAGTACAGCCAGTACACACCCTCGTCCCAGTAGATATTTACTTACCTGGTTGTCCCCCTTCCGCCGATAGAATTCGCGCCGTACTAGAACCTTTATTGAAGGGCGAAAAACCACATTTAGAAGGACGCGACTTATTGAAGTTTGGTTAA
- the hoxU gene encoding bidirectional hydrogenase complex protein HoxU, translating to MSVKTLTINDQLISAREEETILDAAREAGIHIPTLCHLEGVSDIGACRLCLVEIAGSNRLLPACVTKVGEGMEVKTDSERLQKYRRTIIEMLFAEGNHVCSVCVANGNCELQDLAIEMGMDHVRLNYHFPDRKVDVSHDRFGVDHNRCVLCTRCVRVCDEVEGAHTWDLAGRGSNSHVITDLNQPWGTSNTCTSCGKCVNACPTGAIFYQGSSVGEMKHDRAKLEFLVTAREKKQWFV from the coding sequence ATGTCAGTAAAAACTTTAACAATTAATGACCAATTAATTAGCGCCCGTGAGGAGGAAACTATCCTCGACGCGGCGCGAGAGGCGGGAATTCATATCCCGACTTTGTGTCACTTAGAAGGAGTCTCCGATATAGGTGCTTGTCGGCTGTGTTTGGTAGAAATTGCCGGTAGCAATCGCCTTTTACCAGCTTGCGTTACCAAGGTGGGAGAAGGAATGGAGGTAAAAACCGATTCGGAACGGTTACAAAAATATCGCCGCACAATTATTGAAATGCTGTTTGCGGAAGGCAATCACGTTTGTTCTGTATGCGTCGCCAATGGCAATTGTGAATTGCAAGACTTGGCAATTGAGATGGGTATGGATCATGTGCGTCTCAATTACCATTTCCCCGATCGCAAAGTTGATGTGTCTCACGATCGCTTTGGTGTTGACCATAACCGTTGTGTTCTTTGTACGCGCTGCGTACGTGTTTGTGACGAAGTTGAAGGCGCACATACTTGGGACTTGGCAGGTAGAGGTTCTAATTCCCATGTAATTACTGATTTAAATCAACCTTGGGGAACATCAAACACTTGTACTTCCTGCGGTAAATGTGTGAATGCTTGCCCCACAGGTGCAATTTTTTACCAAGGTTCCAGCGTCGGTGAAATGAAACACGATCGCGCAAAACTAGAGTTCCTTGTCACAGCACGGGAGAAAAAACAATGGTTCGTGTGA